The sequence ccctacatataccccttacctaacactacgggcaatttagcatagccaattcacctgacccgcacatctttggactgtgggaggaaaccggagcacccggaggaaacccacgcagacacggggagaacgtgcaaactccacacagtcagtcgcctgaggcgggaattgaacccaggtccctggcgctgtgaggcagcaatgctaaccactgtgccaccgtgccgccccttgtgAATACTAAGATCACAAAATAAAATGAGAGGTTGTAACTAAAGGGGCTCTCCTTTCATTTCACAAGTACAAAGCTAAATTGAAAATAATGAATATGTAAGATGCTTTAATTCCATTTTAAAGTGAACTCTAGGTATTATTGTCACTTTGTTAATATTACAAATTAATATTACATAAGGGCTTAATAGTTTACAAAACATTATCAAAATAATCAACCTTCTTTCAGGCCAATGTCCATGCATAAATTATTCAAATCTTTGCAAAAATTGACAAGATTTCAATGATGAATTCATAcaagtattttttttttcttcaataTTCTCCCATTCTGAAGGTGATGATCTATGTTGGCATAATATTCCACCAATTCTGAGTTACCTGTAGTAGTTTTTCTACGTGCTCATTTATCACATTTTCATCTTAACAACAGTCTTGGTTCACAGGTTGTAGTGAATTTCTCAGCTGGCCTTAATTCTACCCTTACCTGAAGTTCTCACAATTACATTTTCCACCAAATCTTACTGGCTGACTTTCCCTAATTGGCACAACTTGAGCTGCTAATTGTAGCTTCAACATCATCCTGGTTCTGATGATGAACTCAAATAAATCCTTCCTCTTTTTCAACTTTGTAGAGGACATGCTGGCAGTAAAGAAAACACTTGTATGAAAACAACTTTGTCTCAATTAGAATTATTTATGGGAGAAGACCATCACAAGCCCTTGTTCATTTGTATTTCTCCTGACTTATTAATGAAAACTCAGCACATTCTGTTACCTGTGATTATTAACATTCAGATCAAAGTTCAGCATTGTAAATAGAGCTCAACTGTTAGTCATGTGAaccagaaagagagggaggaggaaagaGACAATACAAAAAGTCTCTGATTTCTATAATGCGCATCATATATGGAAAGAATTTTACAGGATGGTTGATTAAAATTATCCTAAACAAAGTACTTTTGTTCAGATGTTATGTAAATATTGTAATGCAGAGGGATAAAGGATATTGGAGTCTCTGTATGGTTATATAAAACATATTGAAATATGTGCAATCAGTGTACTTGTCTGTGTAGAAATGATGGTGTCTGTGTCTCAGTAGATAGGCACAAAATTTGGACTGAATCTATCTCTTTAATGTGCTTAAACCTTATCAGCATGGTAgcacaatggttagtactgctgtctcacagcaccatggacccgggttcaattgccttggatgactgtgtggaattttcacattctccctgtgtttgcatagGTTTCTTCcatgtgttccagtttcctcccacagtcgaagatgtgcagtttagatagGTTAGTTATGgcaaatgcaaggttatggggatagggtaggttCTGAGTGAGACGCTTTGTGAtcagtgggtcaaatggcctcctgtgaTATTATAAATCACTCTGACTGCTGTAACGTATTCTATATTTGCATTCTGAGTGTCTGTTTGTTTATGTTTCAGTTGAAATTGATGCAGTCCGAATTAAATGTTGAGGAGGTTGTCAATGACAGAAGTTGGAAGGTAGGAACTGTGCTCGCATTTCTCTTTTAATAGTATTTATTTATTGGAAAAAGTACAATTATATAAAAATTAATTCATCATCCAAATGATTATATAAGCTGTTTAATTTCTTTTGTCACCTAGATCAGTAGTTCTTAAACCTTTTTGAAGTGTCCCTTTTCAATGAATTAATTATCAGAGACACCCCACCAaattataataaaacaaagaactgaggacactggaaatctgaaacaaaaacagaatttgttggagaaattcagcaggtctggcagactgtgtggagagagagttaatatttcaggtccagtgaccgttTTTCAGAACCGATAGTAACTGGAAAAGGTTGTTTATGTACTGAAGATAGAGAGGTTGGGGGTTAAAGGAGTAGGCGATAGATATAGATGGAGCCCCGAGTAGGAGAGAGTGAAACAGACAAAGGAAAGTATAATGGTAAGCAAGGGAGAAACGAAAGCTTGAAAATAGTGACTATAAGTAAGTGAAAATATGTCAGCTGAGCTGAAAGCAACTCATGTCATGATAAAGGACATGAAAGGAGGTGTTCAGGCCCTCATGTTATTGAGCTCAATATTGAATCCTCGAAGGCAGCAGGGTCCCATGGTAGAAAATTAGattctgttcttccagtttgcataGACCCTCACTGGACCACTGCAGCAAGCCTGCAACAGAAGTGTTGGTCAGGGGACACAACAGGCAACAAGCAGCTCTGGGTTTTTGTGTGAGCAGAACAtgagtgttctgcaaagtggtcatccAGTCTGTGTTTAATCTCCCCCATGTAGAGATGACTGCATTATGAGCTACGAATGCAGTAGACTAAATTGAATAAAGTGCAAATAATTTGTTGCTTCATCTAGAAGGTGTTTGGGGCCTTAGATAGTGAGGAGGTTACACCGTctacaattgcatgggaaggtggtGTGAGGTGATGCTGAGGGGTAAATGGAGGAGTGGAGGACAAGGGTGTCCCATAGTGAATAATCCTACAAAATGCTGACAATGGAGGGAAGGGGATTAAGTGTCTGGAGGTGACTGAGAAGGAGGCTTATGATCCGttggatgtggaggctggtgAGGAGTGGGGGATCCTTTTGTGTTGTGGGAAATGGGCCCTATTAACCACGATAGGAAATCCTTGGTGGACAACAAATATGAATATTTCTGAGGACCTCCTataggaagtgacatcatcagaaCAGGTGCCACAGTGATGGAGATTGGAATGGACTCTTCACAGGTAGCAGGGTGTGAGGACGTATAGATGAGGTAACCGTGGGAGTAaatgggtttgtagtggatattggtggccagtctatccccagaaatgtaGAGGAAGAGAAGAATCGGATGAACCAGTTGAAGGTGAAAGCAGGGTGGAAActggaagtgaaattgacaagTTTTTTCCAATTCAAGACAAGAGGAAGAAGCAGCAGCGATAACGTCATTGATGTATTGTAGAAAGTATTTACCCCATCCAACCATCCCATCTAAATAAAACACAAGTGAGTCAAATTCTGGAGTAATCacttcaatttatttttttcaaGGTCTTCAAGGAACGCTGCAGAAATCATTACAAGCCCTCAACCAGCCTGTGACACGAAAGCACTGTGAAGACAAGCCAATTCCTGTCTGCCTGTGGCTTGTGAAGTATGGATCAGATGATAGTTGTTGAGAGTAAAGTGCAGTGGACCATTTCAGGGACCGTTTATAGGTATAATGATTAAGACATTTTGAATTTGATGGACCTATGATTGTGGGGAAACTGGCAGTTCCAGCAACAACTTAAAATTGCCCATAAAAATGGTTCAAACAAACTTACTATGATGTAAACTTTGTGAGCTTTACACAAACATGCTTGTCCATCTTGAATATCTTAAGACAGTTTCATGCATggtttaaacttttttttaattgcataATGAAACAGATCATGTCAGATGTTGCAAAGTATCTGGAAGGTTTTCATAGCttcatttacaagaatgtttttcCCTCTGTCCCGTGTAGGATTATTGGACAATTTTGGTGATGTCATGACAATTTTAACAAGTTTTATCTCCGTCAAATTGCCCAATCCAACTTTAATTTGCAATAAAAGATATCAGACTTGCTATTTGTTTCCATGTTTATTCAATTGTAGGCTGCATTTTATTAAAAAACAACTACCCTTCAGAACTGGATTCCCATTTAATCACAATTGGAATTGCTACAACGTCACTCAGACTGTCTCAAAGAGTTGAAGTGAAAGGAAATACTCAGCTACCAAAACCTCTGGCTCGGTTTATATCTGGTAATCGGGTAGGTGCACAGTACAAATACCAGTGATTAAGCTGGACGGTTTTAGAAGCCTGAGAGTTTAATTTCTAATTTAGACATTAAGAGTTTAGAATTTGAACCTGTGCCATTCAGGCTAGGGATTAAACATTTGCTCTGACTTTGTTGTTAAAATGCCATTTACAGTTATGTCAAATTTTGCAAATGTTTCCCTCTGGCTGTCTCATCTACAGTTCAAAATATTCGATTGTAAGTACAGGTTAATGTCTTGTGTGTTCAATTTAAAAAAAGTCCTCAAGTTACTTATTTCATGCAGTAGGGCAGAAACAAGAGGGGCCAAATCTGCTAGCAATTCAGCATTCTTTAGAGCTTGCTGGTTGGTATGTTTGAATGGGACTGGGGCACCAGAAACTTTTTTTCTTTCCCTGATGCCAAATACCCAGGCAAGTGTTCCTTCAGAGCCTGGGTGCTGCTTAAAATGGTTGCTCTTTCTTACAAAACATATAatgatctgttcaaaatctaaaGGTATTTTTTAATCATTCTTGCTATTCATCTTAATTTCTAGTGTTACATGGGCAATAATGGTCTGCTTAGCCATGTTTTGGGTGATAATTATTTTCCATTAAAGATAAACAAGATGGAGAGGGTGGTGTATGCCAAAACCATCTAGAAACTCTTTAATAAAATCTGCCCTGACAGTAATACTTTTTATAAAGATCATGAATTGTCTTGACCCGTGGGTAAAAGGAACACTATCTGTATTACTGTATTTGTGGAAACAGTGATTCTATTGGAACTCATGTCAAGGTTCCTTTTGTTTTAACTCAAATCAACAGTTTTTAAATCTAGATAAAATATGGTTCTGTTCCTGTCTATTCATGTGTATTTAAATATTGGACATGTTCTGTTGTGTGCAATCTGGAGTTCTAACTTCTGAAGAAACCATATTGAAACAATGTTTTATTTCTGGAGATTGTGTCCCATTAGTAATAAAAAAATCCACTGGTGCTTTTAGTCTTGTGTGCATAGATGTAATACCAACTATACATGTTAGATACACCTTCTCCAAAGAACTATCACTCTCGCCACACACCCAAAGAACATTGCTGTCGGTCTGAATGTTTGGTAAAGATTGCTGAGAAAAATCTGCAGCAACTGCAGTATAAAAAGGTTGTATTATGGATGTGGACTATTCACAAAAGACTTATGTATTTCAGTAGTAACTATTCCTTAATCCAGAATTTTAGTTGTAGAAATTGTCTAGAAACTGTCATTTAACTTTGACTATCAAAATAACCTTTGTTGGATTGTGCACTTACAATTTCCAAAAGCAAAAAGTTTATTGGATGTTTCTCaggaatgattttaaaatttaaaaaaaacaatactgtttcagatttccagcatccacaaagtgttgaagaaactctggtctgacagcatctgtgaaacactagagctaatgtttcaaactCACTATGAtcttgagtttctccagattGTGAATTTATAATTTTCCAAGATTTTCAAAAAAATAGTGCAGAGATAATGTTGTAAGATTTAAGTCCAGTTCTCATGTCATTAAAAGGTCAGAGACACAAGGGAGTGCATAACTTAGTTTAAAAAGTAACAGCCAGTGTGATACTGTACTGATACCCAAACAATTTGTTCCTTAACTACTGTAAGGAAAGACCATAATGTTTCCTCTAATTGAGGAATTTCAGTAATTTCACGTTTTAGTGGAACTTATTGCTGAGATATGCTTCTACCTTCTCAGTGAGCCAATGTTTTCTTTCCTCTACCTGTCAAAAAGTCTATTTGAGACAATGTACATCATGAACTTTGTTATTTCATTGGATAAATGCAAATGAGTTTCTATTTAATGTTGAATTGAATGTTCAATTGACTACTGTACCGCTTACCAAAATTCGAGAGACTGATGATTTACAATGAACCAATTAAGCAACTAGAAGACTTTTAAACATATTAAATCATCTGACCAGTTTCACTTTTATAAACCACAATCAAAACCGATAAAGATGGGAACTAAAAGACCTTAACCAGTAATTGCATTCCAATTACAAACAGTTGCTTGATTGACACAATAACCAACCCACTTATGTGACATCTTCATAGTTGAAGGCAATGGCAATTTGCACAAGAAACCCCTGTTCTAGGTTAAATGGCAACTGTCACTACATATCTGAATTTGTTGTATTAAAATGAAGCCTCTGAGGGATAAACATTGTCTAGGATATTGGCTACAACTCCCCTGATCCGTTCAATGGTGCCACAATATCTGTTACATACAACCAGGACGGCAGATGTGGTTTCATCCAAAACTATTCACCGCTCGGAAACACATCAATGGCACACTGGCAGTGTGCTCAAGTAACTGCAATAGCTATTCTATGTTGAATCAGTAGAAAAATGAACATGCATAATTGCTATGCCATCCCAAATCATGTAAAGCAGTGGTGTTTGTTGTgtactttctcctctcaccagcATTTGGACTTAAATTAAATCCACACTTTGGATGTTAGCACAAGCACTTAAAATACAAAACTGTCATTTTAAAGGAGAATTTAAAATCACGATCTACACAAAATATGGAACAGCAGTTGCGCCAAGTGTAAAACCAATCCAATCCTTATTGGATTCCTTTTGTCCTCAGTAAAGGCgttgcttttaaaataaaaaatgtcAGCAAACTGGAAGAATACATGTACCTTAATTTACAATAATTTACAATATTGCTTTCTAGTGTAATGTTTAGAAATATTTATTTACTATTACAATGCAAAATTCTTATACAAGCATATTTGAATGTGTTTCTTATTTCAATCTACAGTAAATGAAGATTTACAACAAAAAGGCCTGCCTGTGTTTTCATTGTATTTAGATTACTCAAACATTTTCCATCAGGATTAAAATGGTTTAAAAAAAGGCATTTTCTTTTCTAAAGTGTAGGATCTCCATAGTTAAACCTAGGCTGGAGCAAAACCAGCTAAccaatcaacatttctggctacTTGATTTGTATTTTTCTGGATTAAATAATTTGATTTTCCAAACACACCCGTAACCTTTGAAGGTAAAGTAATTTCCATTGTAACTAATTTTCCATTCGTTAAAAATTATGAAATGGAATAGAAGGAAATCAGTTTACTTATTAAACATCTAAATTGGCACTAGAATTAGGGTGGGGAGAAAAACACTTAGAGCATCCATAAATTGTCTCCATCACTTCCCCATAACAAGATATAATGGCACTGACAAAGTGCTAGCGATTATACAAGCTGAGAAACTGCTTTTGCTCCAGTCTAGCAACTTAAAATAAAGATTTGTTTTAAAAGTACACTAAATCATCAGTGTGTAATTTGTTGGTCTTGATATCAGATACTTCCTTTTTGCTACTCCTGCAAGGAAGATCCTCGTATATTTTTACATGTATGTAGTCATCACCACCAACATGGATCTAATTAACACAGAGAGAAGTTAGGTTAGTAAAACTATAATCTATGTATATAGTAAATCTCAACATTCTTAAATGCATTTTTTGTCTCAATATTCATCTGATCTAGGAATCAGAAGCCTAAGCAGCTTTCCAGTTCTTCTCCATTCTCCCAACCTGGTTCCATAAACCCACCAAATCTGTAAGTGGAGTTTTGTAGCCAGTTTCCCAATATGAATTGGAAGTCATTGAGGTGGAACTACTAAGCAGTAAAATAGTTGTACTTAAAGTGCCTCCATCTCTCTGCTTTCACAAGCATAAAGTTACTGCGAAAGTTAAACCAAGCTGAAGTCTTCAAATACAGCAAACATTGTTTGCACTGGCACTCTATAAACCAGCAAATATTACATGCCTCAAATACTGGAAGTTTACTATATTTTTGCAATCTCTGCAATGTCTGAGTAGTTAGTTGCAGGTGAGAAGATGCTCTGccattaagttttatttaaggcaaagttataTTAATTAacttatgctgtaaataaagtataaaggTGATGTATTTACCCTGCATTATGCTATTATTTAGTGTGTTTTTAAGATTGATTATATGGACCTCTTGATCAACCAGAATATTTGATGTACCGGTACATTCCTAGTCCTGGTTAATAAAAGTTTGCTGCATATGGAAACCAACCGGTGGTTGAAGTGATATTATTCATGTTAGAGGGGCTACAAAAGGTATCCAGCCATACCGCACAGGAGACAAACCATGTGTGTTAAAGTTTGTAAGacacatccaaaacatttgaaaacacaaaCAAACTTACTTTCATGAAATAATTGATCCCAGATACAATTTGAGTCTTATAAGATTTTACAACAAACACATCATATGTTCTGTTTGCCTTTTCTTCGATCTCAGATTTCATCTGGAAAAGAGAGAATCATCAAGGACTTAGAACAAATTATATTTATACAGAGTGTACTCTGAATGTGCCAAAAAAATGTCCAAGAGCCCTTAAGGCTTAATAAAGAAATGAAAACTGAGCTGCAAGACCAGTTATTAAAAGCTAATTTGATTTCACGTCACATCTTTTGTGACTTCAAGATGTCCCAAAAACACTTTTGTAATCAAAGTGTAGTCATTTTAAAACAGATAAGTTTTAAGGAGGTGTTCAAGAAAAAGGCAAAAAGGGCAAGTAATTTAGTTAAAGAATTCCAaagtgtgttgggggggtggaggaaggagagagagagagagtcacaggcTTTTGCAAGGTCAACATCGGATGCAGAGGAAAAACCTGCTCAGAAACAGAGCTCCAAGGAGGAAAACATTGGCATGGATGAAAGAGACAAAGGGTAATGTAAATTATGAAATAATTATTATGAAATAAATTATGAAATAATGTAAAGAATTAGCATTTTGAATAACATTGATGTCAGAAACCATAGTAGATCATTCCTGAATGGTGATGTGGATAAGGCAGTACAAAGAACATGATAGGATAGAGTTAGCATACATTAATTTGAAGATTTGAATTTAATACTTTTTGATCTTGAAAATCAATAGTtaatttcacaccatctttcaGCCCTTTCTTCCCTCCCTCACCATTACATTAAGCTGTGTCATGTCAATTTGAAAGTCTCAAGCATCAAAAGTGAAAATTTAGCATCCAACTAAATAAGGAAATATGAAGGCAAATGACCAAACACCTTGGTCAGGAGTAGGTTTCAAGGAGTGTCTTCAGGGAGGGAGGAAGACAGGCAAAAGAGTTCTGGGAAGAAATACCAAAGTCTTGACCACTGAAGGCTTTGTAATCAATGACTGAACACAATCAAGATGCTGAAGAAGCCAGAATTGCACAAGTGTAGAAAACATGAATGGCTGCATGACTAGagatgagagacagagaaaggttCAAGGCCACAGGCAGATCTGAaaacacaaatgagaattttAACTAATGCATTTCTTGAGCCAGTgaaggtcagtgagcacaggagTAATTGGTGAACAGGACttggtgcaggttagggtgtaggCAGCAGTTCTGGATGATCTAATTTCTGCTAATGTGGAAGCTAATAAGGGAAGTTGGTTGTACAACAATTTCACGTGAATTGGGTTGAGGGAACAGATGGATGGGTCTCAGGGATGACGTAAACTCAGTGGAATCATGAGGGTATACAAGACAGAAATGAATATATTACTTCAGGGCTAGGTAATGCCGGAATCTTCGAGGAAACTTTGGCTCTGCCGGTAATGGGGAAAACAGGTCAGTGTTAGTGACGGCTGATAAAATGGTTTCAATCTTTGTTTCTCAAAACCTCCCTGACTTCCATGCATTTGCTGGAAatgagggtggttaatctgtggaaatgATTGCCTTAGAGGGCTTTGGAAGCTAAGTAATTCAGTGTCTTTAAAACAGAGATTGATTGATTCTTGATTGGCAATGGGATCAAGGGACACagggaggaggcaggagaatggggttgagaaatctcGATCATGACTCGATGGTTGATCAGGCCAGACATGCCAATTCTCCATAATAGATTATTATGGTCTGTCACATTACAGTATCCAGACTACAAAAAACATCAAGTGGGTGTAGCACTAAAATACAAGATGGTTTCCTTCTGTGtacaatttgattttattttctacCACATTAATCATGATTTTTGAAGAATCTGTCTGAGTAGGCAAAAGGTAAATTTTACTGTTCACCTCTTTAAGAGGCTTACATTTCCTACTTAGATGTTGAGCAGTGAGCAAAATCTGCAACAAATCCAAAAAATCAAGATTGAAAAAGATAGTGTAATACAACTAAAATATTAATATTCCTTCGCTGTTCTGGTCAGCATTTCAGGTTAATTAAAAATCCCCAACATTGTAAACGTTACGTAACGTAGAGAGGGAGGCGTGTAGTACAATAATTCATTCTTTTAAAGTGAGAAAACCAGTTTTAAATACTGCCAATCTGACTTTAAGCTCTCACACCCACCTTACCTTTTGCTAATTTTGGCATTCCCCATCCCCCAGGCAGTTCAATCTTTTCGAACCTATCATTTGAAAATCCATGTGATACTTCGCGAGAGTTAATATTTCGGActttttttggaaaaaaacagATACTGCCCTCCCAATTGAGTTTGTCGAGTTTATTTCCTGTCCTTACTTTAGATTTCCAGTATTCGTAGATTCTTATCTAAACTCATCTATCATTTTACCTCCCTCTCGACCTCTAACTCTTAGGAGCAAGGATTTGGTTAGCTCTGTGTTTAGGCCAACACGCCACTTATTTCTCACCCTCCTTAGGCCACCCTGATGAAGAgttcatgctcgaaacgtcgactctccagctGGTCGGATGCTACttgtctggatcagtggtgctggaagagcacagcagttcaggcagcatccaaggagcagcgaattcggatgtttcgggcaaaagcccttcatcaggaataaaggcagagagcctgaagcgtggataagctagaggagggtggggaatccaactgtgcttttccagcatcacacctttCGACCGCTGGTTGCTCAGTTTGGGTGAACCATCATTGTTTCTGCAAAGCTTGTACTCACCGAACAAGCGATCTGCTGCACCTCTGGAGTAGCAGTTTTCTCAGAGCTAGTGCCTCCACACACATGCTTACTCATTGTTAGTCTCTCGGTGTTGCTTCCACAGCTTCTACCCTGATCACAATGTGGCGACAGAATGTTACAGTGTAGCTGCGCACTGTTACAAAACTCAGACTCTCCGCCCACTGACCCGCCTTCATTCTCAAAAAGCCAACCCATGAAGGGTGGGGAGACCGGTTTGGATTCTTACTGTTTGGCCTAACACCGCAAAGCATTCGAAAATAAAACCAAGCTTGCATGTTTTATTCAATGAAGTGTACCAAAAAAGTTAAAAGACCTTTCAAATAATCAGGGATTCGCTTGCTTCTGAAGATTCATTAATTCCACCCCCCCCTCACATTAGTACTTACTTGCTGCCATTTTCGTTTGCTCAGTAAGGTGGCTGCTCTAAGACATAGTTCAAACCACTATCACAACAATCGAGTCAATTCGTCTTTCTGTTAACGGATTTAACTTAGGATGCTATAAAGTGCATAATTTTAGTTTTTGCAGTTTGAAATGCAAGCCTGTTAAAAACCATTCTTCAGTACACCAGGCGCTGGTCACGCTGGCATTACTCACTCCTACTGACCAAATCCGCAATCAGGGGTTGCCCAGTGACAGGAGAAACATATTTCCAAACATTTTCGTTTCTGGGTGTTTGATGAGGTTTTGGAGGAAATGAAGATGACACAGAGTGCAGAGCTCAGCACCAACCACTCCCTGTCTTTTAACTTAATAAAGGTGTTTTCGGAATATGCTGGAAGTTACAACACATCACTTcataatcttcgagtaaaaaatgaggtctgcagatgctggagatcacagctgaaaatgtgttgctggtcaaagcacagcaggccaggcagcatctcaggaatagggaattcgacgtttcgattcctgatgaagggcttatgctcgaaacgtcgaattccctattcctgagatcgCTTCATAATCGCCAACTTTGCATTTTAATCAATCTTACTCCCTCCTAGTttatctgatttggagatgccggttttggactggggtggacaaagttaaaaatcgcagaACGCCAGGAtacagtccaaaagatttatttggaaacactagctttaaAAGtcctgcttcttcatcaggtgattgtgaagcagaatcataagacaaaatttatagcaacaggattgcagtgtcatgaaaTGTAATATTAAGCAAATTTAGCTTAAGTGTTTCATATTTAGAATGATCACGTGAAGGCTACTTGGAAGgtctcaaggatgccctcataagaactgGGTATAATGCTCAATTCATCGACTGCCAGGTCCAACATGCCACAGCGAGAAatcataatgacctcctcaggagacagacatgagctacaaccgttgtccagtacttcctagAAGccaaaaaactacgccatgttcttcacagcctgcaacatatTATCAATGAGGCTGagtacctcaccaagaccttcctcacgcctccacttcttgcctttaaacaatcaccaaatctcaaacagatcgttgttcatAGTAAACTGTCTGATCTTCAGGACGACACCATATAACCCTGTCATGACAGACGTGTCAGAGTATTGACATGGATACccccattacatgtggggactcCACCCATGcgacaggtactcatgtgacacggccaacattgtctatctgatacgctgcaggcaaggatgtcctgaggcatggtacattggcgagactgagcaaaggctatggcaacagatgaatgaaCATTGCACAACAATCACTAGGCAGGAGTTTTCCCTCCCACTCAGAGATCCGGggcattcagccttggaccttagggtgaccatcctccaaggtggactttaggacaggcaacaacgcaaggTGGCCAAGCAGATGCTGATAATCGAGTTCGgtatccatggggatggcctcaactggaaccttggattcatgtcacactacaggcaaCCCCACTGCATTATACACTgtcacacatgtgcacacaagCACTCCTACGGAtccacacactcatgcagaccctctctcatatacaagctctctctcatatgctgacaccaacaaccccccccccccccccccccactcacacccacacacataccctctcacagacttatatcccgttatactcacacacacccacatccatACACTCAATTGGTCTCccctgcatgcacacacatataagtttgtggggtctctttgtacttacagaattacattttcttttgctcaaaaactgcataaatccatgtaagattctttaAATCCCACCTTAGAGATAGAATCAGTCTGATCTAActttgggacacagacagagtttaacctcacaccttcaatacattgtctgagctgagatggcacctattgtaaaagttattttaagaatgtaactttaataaagttctggaatttacatttgAAGGAACTGAAATTAACTTGATCGTTCTAAAAAATGAAAGTCTtaagctaaatttgttcaatattacattccatgacactgcaatcctcttgctataaattctgtgtcttacgattctgctccacaaccagctgatgaagaagcagtgcttcaaaagttagtgcttccagataaacctgttggactttaatgtggtgttgtgatttttaacctag is a genomic window of Hemiscyllium ocellatum isolate sHemOce1 chromosome 12, sHemOce1.pat.X.cur, whole genome shotgun sequence containing:
- the LOC132821088 gene encoding cystatin-B-like gives rise to the protein MSKHVCGGTSSEKTATPEVQQIACSMKSEIEEKANRTYDVFVVKSYKTQIVSGINYFMKIHVGGDDYIHVKIYEDLPCRSSKKEVSDIKTNKLHTDDLVYF